From Providencia sp. R33, a single genomic window includes:
- a CDS encoding LysR family transcriptional regulator — MDTRLLRAFITLAETKNYKEASTRLYISQPALTKQIKLLEEQLNLRLFERGRHGAMLTEHGIALLPYAKQVLSHVQELLNQALVLKEEPPKVLHVGFGISSFQEASLFVAHLREKLPSVAIVLDDMPSHTMRDNLLSHQLDIAFTRHVPQAPTENIIKQFLKTEVLALAISREYTQHNSIRDYLTQYPLLMLRAERGLGLYQQIQRYLQSEDLHIAPLQEASDIQTLIALVAAKVGVSLVPYSAKYIAQEDVHFIPLHHCEAAKWQIDVVWHTSLPKTWQSIFHTLIDNIHETP, encoded by the coding sequence ATGGATACTCGACTTCTCCGTGCCTTTATTACCCTTGCGGAAACGAAAAATTACAAAGAAGCCTCAACACGCTTATATATAAGCCAACCTGCCTTAACAAAGCAAATTAAGTTATTAGAAGAACAACTCAATTTACGGCTGTTTGAACGTGGACGCCACGGAGCAATGCTAACAGAGCATGGGATAGCATTGCTCCCATACGCAAAACAAGTGTTAAGCCACGTGCAAGAATTGTTAAACCAAGCATTGGTGCTCAAGGAAGAACCCCCGAAGGTTTTACATGTCGGTTTTGGGATCTCATCTTTTCAAGAAGCCTCTTTATTTGTTGCTCACTTACGGGAGAAACTGCCCAGCGTTGCCATTGTGTTGGACGATATGCCCTCACATACAATGAGGGATAATCTCCTTTCTCATCAATTAGATATTGCATTTACTCGCCACGTCCCCCAAGCTCCAACAGAAAATATTATTAAACAATTTTTAAAAACTGAAGTGTTAGCCCTCGCCATATCACGTGAATACACACAACATAATTCGATAAGGGATTATTTAACACAATATCCATTGCTGATGTTACGTGCAGAGCGCGGCCTTGGGCTTTATCAACAAATTCAACGTTACTTGCAATCGGAAGACCTGCATATTGCTCCCTTACAAGAGGCAAGCGATATACAAACACTCATTGCATTAGTTGCAGCGAAAGTGGGTGTTAGCCTTGTTCCTTACAGTGCAAAATATATCGCTCAAGAGGATGTCCATTTCATTCCGCTCCACCACTGCGAAGCCGCAAAATGGCAAATTGATGTCGTTTGGCATACGTCATTACCGAAAACATGGCAAAGCATTTTCCACACTTTGATTGATAATATTCATGAAACTCCGTGA
- a CDS encoding helix-turn-helix domain-containing protein translates to MINVNRIVGREIRKRRKHLGLSGIELANLVGVSQQQISRYERGECNINIENLHVLANALETEMVCFFIDDVFLNKETI, encoded by the coding sequence ATGATAAATGTAAATCGTATCGTAGGTAGAGAAATAAGGAAAAGAAGAAAGCATTTAGGGCTTTCAGGTATTGAGCTTGCGAACCTTGTTGGAGTGAGCCAGCAACAGATCTCTCGTTATGAAAGAGGCGAGTGCAATATTAATATCGAAAATTTACATGTTCTAGCTAATGCACTAGAAACAGAAATGGTTTGCTTTTTTATTGATGATGTATTCTTAAATAAAGAAACTATTTAA
- a CDS encoding fatty acid desaturase family protein, whose protein sequence is MSLKPLRPLSYQHRHDQDFQKALNKAAKQYLHDNADHRFADGRFYAKSAVLVLCCLGSYFAALFFNASWAFFVFYPSFICFALLLAINLVHDASHNAIFKHAKANYWLNFWVTIPLGLDPECWRVRHIIFHHAHTNIRHYDLDIEENFVLRQTPYQRWYPFMRAQHLYWPLIAAMTFPALIWFFDWMDRFHFTRVAPHMRHQGQQGILAFIMAKLLHLVMAIVIPAIVLHDISLGTLLLTYILSQMFASLIFVVLILGTHWAKATFYTPPKEGNMPHGFYTHTFSTTYDWQTTPRWLTYWLGGLNLHLTHHLFPNWNHRHYPALAKIIEQTAKQFSMDYHCISAKELFVYQQRFLKEMGSGKQADEH, encoded by the coding sequence ATGTCGCTTAAACCGCTTAGGCCACTCAGTTACCAGCACCGCCATGATCAAGACTTCCAAAAAGCCTTGAACAAGGCGGCTAAACAATATTTGCATGATAATGCTGATCACCGGTTTGCTGACGGGCGCTTTTATGCCAAAAGCGCCGTATTGGTATTGTGCTGTTTAGGCAGCTATTTTGCGGCATTATTCTTCAATGCATCTTGGGCCTTTTTTGTTTTTTACCCCAGTTTTATCTGCTTCGCCTTATTATTGGCGATTAATTTAGTGCACGACGCTTCGCACAATGCAATTTTTAAACATGCCAAAGCCAATTATTGGCTCAACTTTTGGGTCACCATTCCCCTTGGTTTAGACCCCGAATGCTGGCGCGTGCGGCATATTATTTTTCACCATGCTCACACCAATATTCGCCATTACGACTTGGATATTGAAGAAAATTTTGTTTTACGCCAAACCCCTTACCAGCGCTGGTATCCTTTTATGCGAGCCCAGCACCTGTATTGGCCATTGATTGCAGCAATGACATTCCCTGCACTTATTTGGTTTTTTGATTGGATGGATAGGTTTCACTTTACCCGCGTAGCCCCCCATATGCGTCATCAAGGCCAACAAGGTATATTGGCGTTTATCATGGCAAAACTGCTGCATTTGGTGATGGCCATTGTGATCCCCGCCATTGTTTTGCACGATATCAGCCTCGGCACGCTACTCTTGACCTACATACTCAGCCAAATGTTTGCATCATTAATATTTGTGGTTCTAATACTTGGCACCCATTGGGCAAAAGCTACTTTTTATACCCCACCCAAAGAAGGCAACATGCCCCATGGCTTTTATACACACACATTTTCAACCACTTATGACTGGCAAACGACACCACGTTGGCTAACCTATTGGCTTGGTGGGCTAAACCTTCACCTGACTCACCACTTATTTCCCAACTGGAATCATCGTCATTACCCTGCTCTGGCTAAAATTATTGAGCAAACGGCGAAGCAATTTTCAATGGATTACCACTGTATTAGTGCTAAAGAGTTATTTGTGTATCAACAGCGATTCTTAAAAGAGATGGGATCAGGCAAACAGGCAGATGAGCACTGA
- a CDS encoding fimbrial protein, which produces MKLTNIALATIIASSFGIANAATVDQGSGVINFTGKVINAPCSIPGDGTINVDLGQVANKVLETGNKFSQSVQYNIQLENCDLGEVKDASDKVIFPAVSKVKVTFTGTPDTTAKELLANTGTSKGVGVRLINADGATMKVGDTSVEMPLADGPNKLAFSARVEANGNKVETGSIISQATYALNYL; this is translated from the coding sequence ATGAAATTAACTAACATTGCATTAGCTACAATTATCGCTTCTTCATTTGGTATTGCAAATGCAGCCACTGTAGACCAAGGAAGTGGTGTTATCAACTTCACTGGTAAAGTCATCAATGCACCTTGCTCTATCCCAGGTGATGGTACAATTAACGTTGATCTTGGCCAAGTTGCTAATAAAGTATTAGAAACGGGTAATAAATTTAGCCAAAGCGTTCAGTACAATATTCAGTTAGAAAACTGCGATTTAGGTGAAGTTAAAGATGCTTCAGACAAAGTTATTTTCCCTGCAGTTAGCAAAGTTAAAGTGACTTTCACTGGTACGCCAGATACAACTGCAAAAGAACTGTTAGCAAACACTGGTACTTCTAAAGGTGTTGGTGTTCGTCTGATCAATGCTGATGGTGCAACAATGAAAGTTGGTGACACAAGTGTTGAAATGCCATTAGCTGACGGCCCTAACAAATTAGCATTTAGTGCACGTGTAGAAGCAAATGGTAACAAAGTAGAAACTGGTAGCATCATTTCTCAAGCGACTTACGCTTTAAATTACCTCTAA
- a CDS encoding MBL fold metallo-hydrolase, whose protein sequence is MLTIHQYEVGYCTHPGCVALKGASFKSCKFPARAWLIEDEQQRWLFDTGYATHFYDHTRKGIMRLYRTVTPVYFDSKDALVNQLANDGLKPKDIHGVILSHFHGDHIAGLRDFPEMPIICSGDGWAKTRPLTGFAALKSAFVSGLLPDDFEQRTVFYEGFDRVALPSELQILGEGYTVNKSKTLLIVPLPGHAAGHIGLCVLTEAGWVLLAGDAAWSPTNYRELRGPMAIANIIMDDKQAYYETLNKLHEIDKQNIVIQLCHEGDLQ, encoded by the coding sequence ATGCTAACCATTCACCAATATGAAGTCGGGTATTGCACGCATCCTGGCTGTGTAGCCCTTAAAGGCGCCAGTTTTAAATCCTGCAAATTCCCTGCTCGAGCATGGTTAATCGAAGATGAACAGCAGCGCTGGTTATTTGATACGGGGTATGCCACCCATTTTTATGACCATACACGCAAAGGTATCATGCGGTTATACCGCACAGTAACCCCCGTTTATTTCGATAGTAAAGACGCGTTAGTCAACCAACTTGCAAACGATGGCCTTAAACCCAAAGACATTCATGGTGTGATTTTATCCCATTTCCACGGTGACCATATCGCAGGGCTGCGGGATTTCCCCGAGATGCCAATCATTTGTTCAGGTGATGGTTGGGCAAAAACACGCCCGTTAACGGGCTTTGCGGCCCTCAAAAGTGCCTTTGTTAGCGGTTTATTACCTGATGATTTTGAGCAGCGCACCGTGTTTTATGAAGGTTTTGACCGTGTTGCCCTACCCAGCGAATTACAAATACTGGGTGAAGGCTATACGGTGAATAAATCAAAAACTTTATTGATCGTACCACTACCGGGGCATGCCGCAGGTCATATTGGTTTATGTGTGCTTACAGAGGCTGGCTGGGTGCTACTTGCAGGGGATGCGGCATGGTCACCAACCAATTACCGTGAATTGCGCGGTCCAATGGCTATCGCCAATATCATCATGGATGACAAACAAGCCTATTATGAAACGCTGAATAAATTGCATGAAATTGATAAGCAAAATATTGTTATTCAGCTTTGCCATGAAGGTGATTTACAGTGA
- a CDS encoding phosphatase PAP2 family protein has translation MTSNVLFMRLIYCLIGWGTVGIVYNYTGKIVENANFLTPSTIDNAVQFSPNAVWFYLSFFLFIPLGYLYSPIERARLLMFAMQLCALVSGVVYLLYPTTMLYHEYDLTTFSGHALSALIDIDSPQNLLPSLHVSLTLVVLNALWSVKYKFRTLFYCLWATAICVSVLVLKRHLFIDVVTGAITACCVLWVVHAAKYRLERKRS, from the coding sequence ATGACAAGCAACGTCTTATTCATGCGCTTAATCTATTGTTTAATTGGTTGGGGAACCGTTGGCATTGTGTACAACTACACGGGGAAAATTGTTGAGAATGCCAATTTTTTAACCCCAAGCACCATTGATAATGCCGTGCAATTTTCCCCTAATGCGGTTTGGTTTTATCTGTCGTTCTTTTTATTTATTCCACTCGGCTATCTTTACAGCCCGATTGAGCGTGCCCGTTTATTAATGTTCGCCATGCAATTATGCGCATTGGTTTCAGGCGTGGTTTATTTGCTGTATCCCACCACAATGCTGTACCACGAATATGATTTAACGACATTTTCTGGTCATGCATTATCTGCATTAATCGATATCGATAGCCCACAAAATTTATTACCTTCTCTACATGTCTCATTGACTCTTGTAGTGCTGAATGCATTATGGTCAGTAAAATATAAATTTCGCACACTGTTTTATTGTTTATGGGCCACTGCCATTTGCGTGTCCGTATTGGTGCTAAAACGCCACTTATTTATTGATGTTGTTACTGGAGCAATAACGGCTTGTTGCGTGCTGTGGGTTGTCCACGCCGCAAAATACCGCTTAGAGAGAAAACGCTCATGA
- a CDS encoding 3-oxoacyl-[acyl-carrier-protein] synthase III C-terminal domain-containing protein: MSVNRSIAPLKIIASGVALPENKIYSSMLDEKLNKTKGFVEKHSGIEYRYHANYTDSQAQLAAQAIENALQQNGLLPQSIDMLINASAIPVQALPCSAAHVLEQSNLNDGIACFDINSSCISFITALQVAAGMLATSQFQRIAIVSADIASRGIDWQDKESSLIFGDGAACVIVEKGDGTSGILSYTHTTHVEGIDFCEIRAGGTRKNPRSGMTEDDFLFHMQGKKLFRMASALIEEFMQRVFTESNLQLEQIDTVVPHQASHLSLEHMRQRVGVTPDQLIDIYRHRGNQVAASIPSALHEAIITGRFYEKQNVMLIGTAAGLALCAMVLVP; this comes from the coding sequence ATGTCCGTAAATAGGTCAATTGCTCCACTTAAAATCATCGCTTCTGGCGTTGCTTTACCTGAAAACAAAATTTACTCCTCAATGCTCGATGAAAAACTCAATAAAACGAAAGGGTTTGTGGAGAAACATTCAGGTATCGAATATCGCTACCATGCAAACTATACGGACTCACAGGCGCAACTTGCTGCACAAGCCATTGAAAATGCATTACAACAAAATGGGTTGTTGCCACAAAGTATTGATATGCTAATTAACGCCTCTGCGATCCCTGTTCAAGCATTGCCTTGTTCTGCGGCTCATGTCCTTGAACAATCAAATTTAAATGATGGCATTGCTTGCTTTGATATCAATTCAAGTTGCATTAGCTTCATTACAGCGCTGCAAGTGGCTGCGGGTATGCTAGCGACCAGTCAATTCCAACGCATTGCCATTGTCTCTGCGGATATCGCCTCACGGGGCATCGACTGGCAGGATAAAGAATCCTCACTCATTTTTGGTGATGGTGCAGCGTGTGTGATCGTTGAAAAAGGCGATGGTACCAGTGGTATTCTCTCTTACACTCACACTACGCATGTCGAGGGGATTGATTTTTGTGAGATCCGTGCAGGCGGAACTCGGAAAAACCCGCGATCTGGAATGACTGAAGATGATTTTCTGTTCCATATGCAAGGTAAAAAACTTTTCCGCATGGCATCTGCCTTAATTGAAGAATTTATGCAGCGCGTCTTCACCGAGTCAAACTTACAACTCGAACAAATTGATACAGTTGTACCTCACCAAGCCAGTCATTTATCGCTAGAGCATATGCGCCAACGTGTTGGTGTCACGCCAGATCAACTCATTGATATTTATCGCCATCGCGGTAACCAAGTTGCTGCCTCGATTCCATCGGCACTGCACGAGGCGATTATCACAGGCCGTTTTTATGAAAAACAAAATGTAATGTTAATTGGTACTGCGGCAGGGTTGGCCCTGTGCGCCATGGTATTAGTACCATGA
- a CDS encoding F390 synthetase-related protein, whose amino-acid sequence MILSTLWHYWRARRLSFKNRVDLEAYQKKCVIKFKRKTLAKSPYFRAYIDRPLHEFPIMNKSIMMENFDQMNTAGLSSQTLLECAQKSEQSRDFAPKVGRYSVGLSSGTSGRRGLFVVSPQEQNIWSGSMLAKMLPNGLFHGERVALFLRANNNLYESVNNRWISLRFYDLFADFQQQLAALEAYQPSIIVAPAQVLCAIADAIIHQQIQLTTQKVISVAEVLEQQDKEKLKRCFPQVGEVYQATEGFLGCTCSHGTLHLNESFLHIEPNWLDETRFSPIITDFTRQTQPIVRYQLDDVLVIKQAPCPCGSPELAIERIEGRCDDLLQLPDQQGNIITIFADPCARVIVNHLPLTADFRLTQQGHHLCLQAECSEEELAHCHQQLESYLANQQVDIQQLHWELLAEPIEQSLSIKKRRITRKEPQ is encoded by the coding sequence GTGATTTTGTCGACGCTCTGGCACTATTGGCGAGCCCGCCGTTTGTCATTCAAAAACCGTGTAGATTTAGAGGCTTACCAGAAAAAATGCGTAATCAAATTTAAACGCAAAACACTGGCAAAAAGCCCTTATTTTCGTGCCTATATCGACCGCCCTCTACATGAATTCCCTATCATGAATAAATCCATCATGATGGAAAATTTTGACCAAATGAACACCGCTGGCTTATCAAGCCAAACACTTCTCGAATGCGCACAAAAAAGTGAGCAATCCCGAGATTTTGCACCGAAAGTTGGCCGTTATAGCGTTGGGTTGTCCTCAGGCACTTCTGGGCGGCGCGGTCTGTTTGTGGTGAGCCCACAGGAGCAAAATATTTGGTCTGGCAGTATGTTAGCGAAAATGCTGCCCAATGGGTTATTTCACGGTGAGCGGGTTGCTCTCTTTTTACGCGCCAACAATAATTTATATGAAAGCGTAAATAACCGCTGGATATCCTTACGGTTTTACGACCTTTTTGCTGATTTTCAACAGCAATTAGCCGCGCTTGAAGCCTATCAGCCCTCGATTATTGTCGCACCTGCACAAGTGTTGTGTGCCATTGCCGATGCCATTATCCACCAGCAAATCCAGCTAACGACCCAGAAAGTGATTTCAGTAGCGGAAGTCCTTGAACAACAAGACAAAGAGAAACTTAAGCGCTGTTTTCCACAAGTGGGTGAAGTATACCAAGCCACAGAAGGCTTTTTGGGGTGTACCTGCTCCCATGGCACGTTGCACTTAAATGAGTCATTCCTACATATTGAACCAAATTGGCTGGATGAAACACGATTTTCACCGATAATTACCGATTTTACCCGCCAAACACAACCCATTGTGCGTTATCAACTTGATGATGTGTTAGTGATCAAGCAAGCTCCCTGCCCTTGTGGCTCTCCAGAGCTTGCCATTGAACGTATTGAAGGCCGCTGCGATGATTTACTTCAACTGCCTGATCAACAAGGTAATATAATCACCATCTTTGCAGACCCTTGTGCAAGAGTCATTGTGAATCATTTGCCCCTCACCGCTGATTTTCGGCTTACCCAACAAGGTCATCACCTGTGCTTACAAGCCGAGTGCAGCGAAGAAGAACTTGCTCATTGTCATCAACAACTTGAAAGCTACTTAGCCAATCAACAAGTGGATATTCAACAACTACATTGGGAATTATTAGCCGAACCCATCGAGCAATCACTTTCCATCAAAAAACGCCGCATTACCCGCAAGGAACCTCAATGA
- a CDS encoding NAD-dependent epimerase/dehydratase family protein: protein MKILVTGATSGLGRNASEYLLGRGFDVIACGRNPQAGEQLANMGAEFIPCELAELSLQQAKEMMIGCDAIWHCAALSSPWGKRQDFENINLHATRILATAAGELEITRFIHISTPAIYFNFTHQRDIAETTQNSCFANQYAKTKYLAETVIQQCVKQYPNTRYTLLRPRGLFGPYDRVLLPRLLAQIKSRHGKLVLPNGGNNHFDLTYVGNVVHSMQLATHKEGLLSGAVYNITNQQPQALKHTLQQLFHELQLECEIRSAPYPLLYAIAMLLEGIGHLTGKEPLLTRYSLGAAYFTMTLDNQKAQQELGYYPLYSMEQGIHLTANWLKQQEN from the coding sequence ATGAAAATCCTCGTCACAGGTGCCACGAGTGGCCTTGGCAGAAATGCGAGTGAGTACTTACTGGGGCGAGGTTTTGATGTCATAGCTTGTGGCCGAAACCCGCAAGCGGGAGAGCAATTAGCCAACATGGGCGCTGAATTTATCCCTTGTGAGCTGGCTGAACTTTCTTTGCAACAGGCCAAAGAAATGATGATTGGCTGTGATGCTATTTGGCATTGTGCCGCACTATCTTCGCCATGGGGTAAGCGCCAAGACTTTGAAAATATTAACCTTCATGCAACGCGGATATTGGCCACCGCAGCAGGGGAGCTAGAGATAACACGCTTTATCCATATTTCGACCCCTGCCATTTATTTCAATTTCACCCATCAGCGTGATATTGCAGAAACCACCCAAAACAGCTGTTTCGCCAACCAATATGCGAAAACAAAATATTTGGCAGAAACCGTTATTCAACAATGTGTTAAGCAATATCCTAACACACGTTATACCCTGTTACGACCGCGCGGATTATTTGGCCCCTATGACCGAGTGTTACTCCCGAGGTTACTGGCGCAAATCAAATCTCGTCATGGTAAGTTAGTGCTTCCTAACGGGGGGAATAACCATTTTGACTTAACCTATGTGGGGAATGTGGTTCACAGTATGCAACTTGCTACCCATAAAGAAGGGCTACTAAGCGGTGCGGTATATAATATTACCAACCAGCAACCACAAGCACTGAAACACACGTTGCAACAACTCTTCCATGAGCTTCAACTCGAGTGTGAAATTCGTTCCGCGCCTTATCCACTATTATATGCCATTGCTATGTTGCTAGAGGGCATTGGGCATCTCACTGGAAAAGAGCCTCTTCTCACCCGTTATAGCCTTGGTGCCGCTTATTTCACTATGACCCTTGATAACCAAAAAGCCCAACAAGAATTAGGTTATTACCCGTTATATTCCATGGAACAAGGAATTCATTTAACCGCTAACTGGCTAAAACAGCAGGAGAATTGA
- a CDS encoding sterol desaturase family protein, protein MNELTFPIIFMLAIVVAEGLVIAKTQKGTVSWQELVFNLNSGHIMLWLFRGLEIFCYGFVVTHYSFNLVESWPTALVWIFTILAWDFGFYWLHRLHHTYRVLWAVHVVHHQGEHYNLSLGVRNSWYSSLTSIPFFMLLALMGIPLEIFLTVSILHYTIQFFNHSALIPHLGWLEKFMVTPQHHRVHHVKEGHYSNRNFAGSFIFWDKLFGTFAKLPETEHHFGIKGAPASENPFIDSNLPFWRIVKRASKPAKKSPPLFRVNQVALVMGTLLLFTLVIGYVYLYGYGYQGTTLQQVVLFVLLALGTVALSGISDGRKSGLMSWFFIACLLLICVIFIWQWTTPFWVIFTSALWLHSLLMLVGIGRKPIAVANVA, encoded by the coding sequence ATGAATGAATTAACCTTTCCCATTATTTTTATGTTAGCGATCGTTGTCGCTGAAGGCTTGGTGATCGCCAAAACACAAAAGGGCACGGTAAGTTGGCAAGAATTGGTTTTTAACCTTAACTCTGGCCATATTATGTTGTGGTTATTTAGAGGGTTAGAGATTTTTTGCTATGGGTTTGTGGTCACTCACTACTCGTTCAATCTTGTTGAAAGCTGGCCAACTGCGTTAGTCTGGATTTTTACCATTTTAGCATGGGATTTCGGCTTCTACTGGCTGCATCGATTACACCACACTTATCGAGTATTATGGGCCGTGCATGTTGTTCACCATCAAGGGGAACATTATAACCTGTCATTAGGGGTGCGAAATTCTTGGTATTCATCCCTCACATCAATACCTTTCTTTATGTTATTAGCATTAATGGGGATCCCATTAGAAATTTTCCTTACCGTCTCCATTTTGCACTATACCATCCAGTTTTTTAACCACAGTGCTCTTATCCCACATTTGGGCTGGCTAGAAAAATTTATGGTAACACCGCAGCACCACCGCGTTCACCACGTTAAAGAAGGTCATTATTCCAATCGTAACTTTGCGGGAAGCTTTATTTTTTGGGATAAACTGTTCGGCACATTTGCCAAACTCCCTGAAACTGAACATCACTTTGGCATTAAAGGGGCTCCAGCTTCTGAAAACCCTTTTATTGACAGCAACTTACCTTTCTGGCGAATTGTTAAACGAGCCAGCAAACCCGCAAAAAAATCGCCCCCACTATTTCGCGTAAACCAAGTGGCTTTGGTCATGGGAACGCTTCTCTTATTTACGTTGGTGATAGGTTATGTCTACCTTTATGGCTACGGCTACCAAGGGACGACACTACAACAGGTGGTTTTATTTGTGCTGTTAGCCTTGGGAACCGTGGCGTTATCAGGGATTTCTGATGGGCGAAAATCAGGGTTAATGAGCTGGTTTTTTATCGCCTGCTTACTGCTAATTTGTGTGATATTCATTTGGCAATGGACGACCCCGTTCTGGGTTATTTTCACTAGCGCGTTGTGGCTGCACAGCTTATTGATGCTAGTTGGGATTGGCCGAAAACCAATAGCGGTGGCGAATGTCGCTTAA
- a CDS encoding nitrilase family protein, protein MKTQQLLRVATVQFQHQPGNKTYNLDCIHGFITQAAQKKVKILALPEMCITGYWHVPKLPDTDVYALSETLHDSPSLAPIRQRAIELGMLIGVGLIEKGLDGKCYNTWVACMPDGQLHAHRKLHAFEHPVIQSGDSYTVFDTPWGVKVGILICWDNNLIENPRATALLGADIILAPHQTGGTNSSSPYGMKRIPLHLWENRKQNPQALMNAFQGENGRDWLLRWLPSRAHDNGVFYLFSNGVGRDDDEVRTGNAMIIDPYGRIIQETAAIENDMVIADLDLSLLPDSNGRRWLMGRRPELYQILNTSMGYETDIHQVRFASQSIPFMKKEIRSQ, encoded by the coding sequence ATGAAAACACAACAATTACTTCGCGTTGCCACTGTACAATTCCAACACCAGCCAGGAAATAAAACCTACAATTTAGACTGCATCCACGGCTTTATTACACAAGCCGCACAAAAAAAGGTCAAAATACTCGCATTACCTGAGATGTGTATTACAGGATATTGGCATGTGCCAAAGTTGCCTGATACAGACGTTTATGCACTCAGTGAAACCTTGCATGACAGCCCTTCACTAGCGCCTATCCGCCAGCGTGCTATCGAGCTAGGGATGCTTATTGGCGTCGGATTAATAGAAAAAGGCCTAGATGGCAAATGTTATAATACATGGGTCGCTTGCATGCCTGATGGGCAGTTGCATGCACATCGAAAACTGCACGCCTTTGAGCATCCAGTGATTCAAAGCGGTGATAGCTACACCGTATTTGATACTCCTTGGGGTGTAAAAGTCGGTATATTGATTTGTTGGGATAACAATCTCATTGAAAATCCGCGAGCTACTGCATTACTTGGTGCTGATATCATCCTTGCCCCTCATCAAACTGGCGGGACGAACTCCAGTAGCCCGTATGGCATGAAGCGCATACCACTACATTTATGGGAAAACAGAAAACAGAACCCACAAGCGTTGATGAATGCGTTTCAAGGGGAAAATGGTAGGGACTGGCTATTACGTTGGCTACCTTCACGTGCCCATGATAATGGTGTTTTTTATCTGTTTAGTAATGGTGTTGGTCGTGATGATGATGAAGTTAGAACAGGTAACGCCATGATAATTGACCCTTATGGTCGAATTATTCAAGAAACTGCTGCGATTGAAAATGATATGGTCATCGCTGATTTAGACCTTAGCTTGCTTCCTGACTCCAATGGGCGGCGTTGGTTAATGGGGCGGCGTCCTGAACTCTACCAGATCCTAAATACCTCAATGGGTTATGAAACAGATATTCATCAGGTTCGTTTCGCGTCTCAATCAATACCTTTTATGAAAAAAGAAATCAGAAGCCAGTGA